ACctttccatttttattatttcatttttctaAGTTACCAATATCCATCTCAAATTAATAAACCTAAGTGAACGATAATATActcatatatgcatttttttgtaGATCATGTCGTAATATTGTCATCATGAACcaacaaaataaaaacaagaagccTAGCAATATTTAAATGCAACTTAAAATGACCAAAATTTTCTTGCAGCTGTTCTTAAAACTCTTATGTAtacctgatttttgaaaaaagaaaaaaggagttAACGATTTTTAAGTTAATATCTTATTAATCTTTACTTATGATTAAGCTACATACATGCATAGACACATATTTTAACTGCAATAATGCAAACAACCACTTGTCAAATATGATCATTTATTGATAACTGAAATTGGAAATCTAACTCCTCAATTATGCAACATAAAGATAAAGACAAGTTCTCTGCTTTCACAATGCAATCAAGTGCTATTATCAAATGATTGTGCGACATCATTACTTGTATTGCCAAACACAATGGTGTTTCCGGCGCTACCATCATCGTCCAAGGTTGATGAAGATTCTTCGAGAAAGCATAATTGATCATCTGAATGTCTCTGCATTGTTCTGATCAATCCCTCCAATCTTGTAGCAACTTCCTTCATGGTTGGCCTCTCTTCTCCTCTCACTCTTAGGCATTGCTCCGCTAAGACAGCGACTTCCTTTATTTGTTCCATATTTTCCTCATTCATCAACCCACTGTCCACAATTACGAATAGCTGATCTTCATTCATGGAAGTAGTAAAGAGCATGGCCAAATTTCGTTGTTCCTCAAACTTGTTGAAGCATAGCGCTTTCATCCCAGTGAGGAGCTCGGCAAGAAGAACCCCAAAACTATAAACATCACTCTTAGCTGTCAATTGACTAGATCGGAAGTATTCTGGGTCCAAGTAACCAAGCGTACCTTGCACTAGCGTCGTAAACTGAATTACGTCTAAGGGGACCAACCTTGAAATTCCAAAATCAGCCACTTTTGCAATGTAGTCATCATCCAAGAGTATGTTGGATGACTTGATGTCTCGATGAATGATGAGAGTGCGAGTTGCACTATGTAAATATGAAATGGCTCCCGCTGTTTCTGCAGCAATTTTTAGGCGAGTTTCCCATGGAACAATAATAGAGGATGATGAATGATGTCTTGGATCGTGGAGGTGGTCAGAAAGTGTTCCGTTGGCGACAAATTCATAAACTAAAAGCGGTACCTCGGTCTCAAAACAACATCCCAAGAGTTTCACGACATTACGATGATTGATTTGGGAGAGAACAATCATCTCATTAATGAACTGATCAATCTGGCTCTTATTGATTGTTGCAGACTTCTTAATGGCTACTTCCATATTATTAAACAATATTCCTTTGTAAACTGTTCCCTGGGCTCCTTTGCCTAAGATTCTGTTTTGGTCGTAATTGTTGGTTGCCCTTATGAGCTCTTTAGCCGTGAAGATTCTCATTGTCTTTGCATGTCCTTCGTGAATTGAGAGATACTCTCTCAATATGTCACCACCATTTTGTCGAAagaatttttctctttgttttctaCTCTTTTTGCGTTGAAGCCCCAAAAATAACCAAGACCCTCCCAAAAGAAGACCTAAAAAGCTTATGCCGATAACTGCAaacatttattacaataaaagaaataaaaaaagcaacagcaacaacaaaaaaaaacatattcatttcaaaatttaatgGCCTATGATTATATTAATTGCTAACTGCAATAGTATGTAATCTACTTTCAACATTAAAAAGTTAGCCCATTGTGCAGCCAAGACCCTAGGACTAAAGAAAAAAGCAAAAAATATGCCAATTGAATTGTTATCGAGGAGAAATTATACAGAGGACTTTCTCCTCCACGTATTCGTATGTCTGTTTCCTTAATTATACACTTATTGAAAGTGAGTCTCTCTTTGATATTGATGAACGTAGGGTCAATTTGTCACATGTCTAATATTAAGGAAATAGACACGGACACGTGGAGGGGGAAGTTTTCTATATAATTTCTCGTTATCGAGGGGATTAGTCCACTTTATAGTTGGATTAATCAACTTAATTTATTTGCAAATGCAAGGCATGCACCATagaagatatttttttatttaggaaaataataataaataaaaaatactttCTTCGGGAACTAActtcgctttttttttttttcaatcacaaactaattttttttcaaaaacaatctttTAAAGTAACTTTAATTCTGAAGTtgaataattgaatataaaaattttataaaaattgatAGAAGAGGAAGGTGCATTTAGTTCgtagtatttattttttttgtgtgcaataatatttataaaaatttcattcatgaAAATAGAATATCTATCTCATaagaatatttttgtttgattttctTTGTAAAATTTTTACCAATGTACTCATGATTCCCATGTGAATAATTTTTCTAACAAGAAAGTCCtattagattttttaaaaaattaacataatacCCTTGACACATTTTTATCGATTATGTGAAAAACAAAGTTTCCCCTCaaaagattgttttttttttagagcAAACTGCAAGGAGAGACTTGTGTCTTTTGGAAAACCTTAAGGGAAACCCATTGAATTCTTGAAACATCAAGGAGAAtccctaaaatttttgaaaagtga
The sequence above is a segment of the Malania oleifera isolate guangnan ecotype guangnan chromosome 8, ASM2987363v1, whole genome shotgun sequence genome. Coding sequences within it:
- the LOC131161655 gene encoding wall-associated receptor kinase 2-like, producing the protein MLPQLMSLPLLAVMVIHFMVGEAAAQAKPGCDSHCGNSPIPYPFGTRKGCSLDEDFLIRCTEDVDRDDLVESLEISIPDHYIRVLAWPAYVCYNQTEKVPYKIEAGLSLDKFPISYTRNKFVAVGCDNLAIINGSRGTNYTTGCLSLCNDLDSVIKGQCSGIGCCESSIARNIRSFIISISSYFNHSRVRLFNPCSYAFVVENRDFHFSSDNLTLSVSGLQDLRFPVVLDWAIGDQKCRDAKKNLTSYACKENSYCEESTNGPGYRCYCHRGFEGNPYLPNGCRDQDECKELRPCNRSASCQNLPGSFLCKCREGYVGDGKVNGTGCFPILQSHRSPSVVIALVIGISFLGLLLGGSWLFLGLQRKKSRKQREKFFRQNGGDILREYLSIHEGHAKTMRIFTAKELIRATNNYDQNRILGKGAQGTVYKGILFNNMEVAIKKSATINKSQIDQFINEMIVLSQINHRNVVKLLGCCFETEVPLLVYEFVANGTLSDHLHDPRHHSSSSIIVPWETRLKIAAETAGAISYLHSATRTLIIHRDIKSSNILLDDDYIAKVADFGISRLVPLDVIQFTTLVQGTLGYLDPEYFRSSQLTAKSDVYSFGVLLAELLTGMKALCFNKFEEQRNLAMLFTTSMNEDQLFVIVDSGLMNEENMEQIKEVAVLAEQCLRVRGEERPTMKEVATRLEGLIRTMQRHSDDQLCFLEESSSTLDDDGSAGNTIVFGNTSNDVAQSFDNST